A stretch of Camelina sativa cultivar DH55 chromosome 18, Cs, whole genome shotgun sequence DNA encodes these proteins:
- the LOC104763538 gene encoding cytokinin dehydrogenase 3-like produces MASNSFRSQIHLGVIIILIIITLLTPITTYNTSPQPWNILSHNDFAGKLTTASSSIESAATDFGHVTKIFPSAVLNPSSVEDITDLVKLSYDSQPSFTLAARGHGHSHRGQASAKDGVVVNMRSMVNRDRGIKVSRTGLYADVDAAWLWIEVLNKTLELGLTPVSWTDYLYLTVGGTLSNAGISGQTFRYGPQITNVQEMDVITGKGEIATCSKYMNSDLFFAALGGLGQFGIITRARIKLEVAPKRAKWFRFLSHPPS; encoded by the exons atggcgAGTAATAGTTTTCGTTCACAAATTCATCTTggagtaataataattttaatcatcATTACTCTTTTAACTCCGATCACAACCTACAACACATCACCACAACCATGGAATATTCTTTCCCACAACGACTTTGCCGGAAAACTcaccaccgcctcctcctccatcgAATCAGCCGCTACAGATTTTGGCCACGTCACCAAAATCTTCCCATCCGCCGTCTTAAACCCTTCCTCCGTCGAAGACATCACTGATCTCGTAAAACTCTCTTATGACTCTCAACCCTCTTTCACTCTAGCTGCTCGTGGCCACGGACATAGCCACCGTGGCCAAGCCTCGGCTAAAGACGGAGTTGTGGTTAACATGCGGTCAATGGTAAACCGGGATCGAGGCATCAAGGTGTCTAGGACCGGTTTATATGCTGACGTGGACGCTGCTTGGCTATGGATTGAGGTGTTGAACAAAACGTTGGAGTTAGGGTTAACGCCTGTTTCTTGGACGGATTATTTGTATTTAACGGTCGGTGGAACGTTATCTAACGCCGGAATCAGTGGACAGACGTTTCGGTACGGTCCACAGATCACTAATGTTCAAGAGATGGATGTTATTACAG gAAAAGGAGAGATTGCAACTTGTTCCAAATATATGAACTCGGACCTTTTCTTCGCCGCGTTAGGAGGTTTGGGTCAATTTGGAATAATCACAAGAGCCCGGATTAAACTCGAAGTAGCTCCGAAAAGG GCCAAGTGGTTTAGGTTTCTNTCCCATCCGCCGTCTTAA